One genomic segment of Fusobacterium sp. includes these proteins:
- the atpH gene encoding ATP synthase F1 subunit delta, whose translation MIENQVGRRYAEAIYEIAESTDKVKPIYEKLNDLMELYKNDGEFKTFITHPLIEEDEKKKVLSSIFKDSDEGILNIIFYILDKKRIVNIRNIVAEYLKIYYEKNQILDVEATFAVEPSELQKKKLIEKLMKKTEKKINLDIKIDKSIIGGGIIKIGDQVTDGSIRKELNFLRKK comes from the coding sequence ATGATAGAAAATCAAGTAGGAAGAAGATATGCTGAAGCTATCTATGAAATCGCTGAATCTACTGACAAAGTAAAACCTATTTATGAAAAATTAAACGATCTTATGGAATTATATAAAAATGATGGTGAATTTAAAACTTTTATTACACATCCTCTTATTGAAGAAGATGAAAAGAAAAAAGTTTTAAGTTCTATTTTTAAAGATTCTGATGAGGGTATTTTAAATATAATATTTTATATTCTTGATAAAAAAAGAATAGTGAATATAAGAAATATTGTGGCAGAATATCTGAAAATATACTATGAAAAAAATCAGATACTTGATGTTGAGGCAACCTTTGCTGTTGAACCAAGTGAGCTACAAAAGAAAAAATTAATAGAAAAATTAATGAAAAAAACTGAGAAAAAAATCAACCTTGATATAAAGATAGATAAATCCATCATAGGTGGGGGTATTATCAAAATAGGAGATCAGGTAACTGATGGGTCTATACGTAAAGAGTTGAATTTCCTAAGAAAAAAATAG
- the atpF gene encoding F0F1 ATP synthase subunit B: protein MATTIMPVVSIDVNMFWQIINFFILVFVFNKYFKKPLGKMLETRKSKITSDLNEANANKEAAMKLQKEAEEILKKAKFQANEILKTAEHKADERRENILSEAKDQRDKIVKNAELEAVKMKSDVRKELQDEVKDLAVRLAEKLIEQKINPKLGSTLIDEFIEEVGEER from the coding sequence TTGGCGACAACAATTATGCCAGTAGTATCGATAGATGTCAATATGTTCTGGCAGATAATCAACTTTTTTATACTTGTCTTTGTATTTAATAAATATTTTAAGAAACCTTTAGGAAAAATGCTTGAGACAAGAAAATCAAAAATAACAAGCGATTTAAATGAAGCTAATGCAAATAAAGAAGCAGCAATGAAACTTCAAAAAGAAGCTGAAGAAATACTCAAAAAAGCTAAATTTCAAGCAAATGAAATATTAAAAACAGCTGAACATAAAGCAGATGAAAGAAGAGAAAATATCTTAAGTGAAGCTAAAGATCAAAGAGATAAGATTGTAAAAAATGCTGAACTTGAAGCTGTTAAAATGAAGTCAGATGTAAGAAAAGAACTTCAAGATGAGGTAAAAGATTTAGCTGTGAGATTGGCTGAAAAACTGATTGAACAAAAAATAAATCCTAAACTTGGGTCTACCTTAATAGATGAGTTTATAGAAGAGGTAGGGGAAGAAAGATGA
- the atpE gene encoding ATP synthase F0 subunit C — MNEMLLAKTIVLAASAIGAGCAMIAGLGPGIGEGYAAGKAVEAVARQPEAKGNIISTMILGQAVAESTGIYSLVIALILLYANPFIGMLG, encoded by the coding sequence ATGAATGAAATGTTATTAGCAAAAACTATAGTATTGGCAGCATCAGCAATTGGAGCAGGTTGTGCAATGATAGCTGGATTAGGACCAGGAATCGGAGAAGGTTATGCAGCAGGTAAAGCAGTAGAAGCAGTAGCTAGACAGCCAGAAGCAAAAGGAAATATTATCTCTACAATGATACTAGGACAAGCAGTTGCAGAATCAACAGGTATTTACTCTCTAGTTATAGCTTTGATATTATTATATGCTAACCCTTTCATAGGAATGTTAGGATAA